The nucleotide sequence TCTGAATGTTTGAGATAAAAAACGCAGCATTGCGTCAAAAGCCAAAGAAGAAATGCATCTCATTTTACTCGTCAATGTCAGGAATTAACATATGGAAGATGTTAAACGGATTGGCTTTCGTAACCTTATCTACTGATCCAAAGTATTGATTTAATGGATATTCTAATCATTAAGTTGGCATTTTCCCCTCAGCTGGTATTTTCTGCTGTAGCAGAGCGTACATAATATCCAACGATATTACaaaaatctggcaaattttaaaatataagaCAATTATGATGTTGAGGCAAAGCACTTTCAGCATTACAATACTATAACGTTGGTAAATCAGTTCTAACACGGCCAACTACGTTAAAAGTAATTTAACTTCGCTAAGGTCATAAATCAGACCGGTAATATATAAGATGCCTCACCCCATATGACTGAATGAACTCCATTCCTTCAAGTACGTCTGTTGCATATGAAGAAGTTTTCGTATCCAATATGAGATGATCTAGGAATTTTGATTCCCTTTCTTGTTGCCCATAACCAATGACATTTTCTAGTACTTCGCACGTAAGATGTTCGTGCACTACGTACAATGTAGCTAGTAgatgaacaaaaacaaatatgtttaaCGTATACAGATTCCTATTAATAGTaagaacatttattttcagaAAGTAACTTTTCCACGAAGACCAGTAAATGTAtccaaaataaagaaaatagcaTATTACCTTCTTCTATACAAATTCCTTCTATATTTGTTATGTGATTTGCATTTGGTAAATCTAAGAGACGCTTAACATATTCGTCCCAGTGAAAACCACTCTTCTTCATGATGTCTTCTGAAACGGAACGGACATGAATAAGTTTTACCAACTATTGCTGTTTCAATGTCATGACGAATAATACCGTTATATTCAATGCAAGACAGAATTGTCCGTACACATGTgcatgtgctttttacgtgacccgccatgcgggatacaaaacgtcgcggccaaacggcactaacgaaccatcccattctgacaaacgaaactcaggtcaagcgagccaacaAAATACATgcgcccaccgacctgcagaaACAAAACGCCCAACCAGACATctcaaacaataaaaaaaaaaaaaaaacacaaaaggacgaccagcacgcagcgaaacgaaacacccctccccagcacaccaccgtccaaaaaaggcagcacCAGATAAACGGCaaaaatcgccttcaatctgaaagcgaatgtcagacttcaccgcatccaggactgcctgctaacccgcaaatttccccctaaaaacaacatcacaacTATTCCTCCAAACAAGTTTTCTAAAAACagaacaaacacaaataatacgctgcaacacagcaacagaacaaactggaggatctaccccatataaaacaaaaccctgtcctaccgaccaggaacggtctcccgttaaacggtcggtgaATGCGTGTAGTTTAGTGTTCTGGAATCTCGTTTCTCAGAATTAGAATACGAGCCACACACACCCTCAGTTGATATGTATTTCACTGAATTAACTCCTGGCCCTGGCGTAGCACGATCCATTTTAATTAGAGAAGGACTCCATAATGTGTCTCAATTCTTAGTATGAATCACAAAACAAACTCATTTGTGTAAATTAGGAGAATACAACGATCGGATTTAATAAGTGATCGTTTTCCCCACACTTACGTCAGATAAATATTGCAAACAGAAGTTTATTTATCAGCCTTAAATCCAAGCAcctgtgctttttttttttaattttacccAGGTTAGTTATCAGCCTTTAATCCAAGCACCTGTGattttattaattgtttaatttttaccAGCTTTTGTTGTTTAGCTGATGCAACTCAATGAATATCATTTAAAGACTCTGAATCAGTGACATGTCTGCGTTGCATATTGCTAGACCTCTGCACACTGGAAAGATAGCCTACGTAATGCATTTAGCTAAATAACTTATAGCATAAATCATCCACGAAACAACACAGATATAGACATAACAAAACGTTCAGCCCAAACAACACGTCAACATAAACTGTAAACCAGCACCACGAAATTATGTCACAAAAATATAAGGAATCTAACTGATGCTAACATACAATCCAATTGAAATATGTGTAACCTTTTAATTGTTACGAACATCTACACGTTGCATCCGTCTGGAGTAGGTTTTTTTACCTTTCATTGTTGTGAGGACAACGCATTTTTTACTGTCTGCAGTAGAAATTGTTCCCATCCATCGATTGTAAATGCTACTCGTGTTCATGTTgagtataaaacaaatatcctTCCTTGAAAACAACTTTTCGTTTGACACGTCTTCTTTCATCGTTGAATAATAGTGTTCTAAAGAAAGTAAATGATGTATTTAACGCATTTGAGTGAATGCATTAACGAAATCGAGCGTTGAATTTTATAAACACTTACCTACATAATGGTTGTCATCGGGGCATCTGTCATCATGAAATGATACACAGTTTAGTAATAATTTTTGCTGCTCCTTTCATATTTTTCCAATTGGAACGCTTCTAGAACTACAGTTGCTAAAACCTTTATACTAATATATGTTTGCAGCTCTTATCTCTGTTCCATATCAGGTgaacctaaaaaaaaacacctttatTTAATGTTGGTAATAATTATATAACAGTTTTGGTAATATACTGTAACGTCACTTCCCTGTCTGGTATGGCAGTCTTTAAAACTGGGCTTTGTCtcgacaaaatatgaaaatacagAAGATGTTCAAGTGTCAGTGACACAGTGGTACCGTTTATTGACCTCCTCTACAAACAATGTTCATACATTGTTGTTCCTATCGTATATGGCTCTAACAGTTATCCTTGCATTACGCAAAACGTTACTGTTAATGCAATTCCTCAACGTGTCGTCTTAACGCAGCGTACAGCACGGCGATAAACGCAACGCCTAACGCAGCGTTTTAAGCGGCGCCAAACGCAGCCCACAACAAACCATACAACGTAGCGTCACACGTAGCGTAAAACGCTTCGTACAACGCAGCGCTTAACGCAAAGTGCAACGCGGTGCTAAACGCAGCGTCTCAAATATGGAATCAGATTCAAGGCTGCAAAGTTAACCTTAACGGTGTCTGCAATGTCGTTAACCGATGTGAATACACTAAGAAACAATCGGTGGACTAAATGACAGTTATGTATCTTTCTGATAGCTGACATAGGGCTTAATCACAAATGTTGCTAATTACGGACTTGCTGAAAAATATCCAATCACAGAAGAACACTGATCTTTACTAAACTACATACAGTGTCACGCAGTTTAGAGCACTACTAAATAACGTAAATGATAACAATTGGTCAAAAACGTTACTCCTAAGTCCCTGGGCGTAATCTCCCTAGGTTCGATagcgcagtttgctaacaattcaTATGACTTACAAACGTATTAAAAATTATTCTGAGCACTTACAATATCTACAAACAGTTATACACGGTGCCGTGGTGTTAGAAAAATGCCAACTTGGATAATAGAAAATGATATGATAACATACCGTACGTAGACGTCTTGTACGATACTCTGTCGAAGATTGTAACCTTACATACTAGCCTGAACAATGGCTTAAGTTTACGCGCGCGAGAATGTACTAACACCGCCTCTGAGTTACGGTCACCAGTCTTCCGGAAGGCCAGGTACACGATTGCTTAAGTCATAATAAACAACTTAGGAGGATAACGAGGTTTTCCCGGCAAATAATTATATCCTTACTTCTTAGCTTTAAAGGTTAATACAGCGTTACGAATCGCTCTCAAACTTAAAATACTACACAAGTTCGGTTAAAATATCACATAGTATTACCATTGTCATCTACAATTGCACGCGTATACTTTGAAAGTCTCTTTTCTGGTATGTCTGGTAACTTtttgctgaaaaaaaaaattgtcacacATAAGTATAGACAAGACTGATGTGGATATAGAACGCTTTATATAGCATAACTAGTGCTGCATGATGTTTTCTCATAACAAGAATAAGAATCATTATACAAAAGCGTTATCTGCTAGGGTCAATagtaactttttcagatgtGTTTTCACGTGTATTTGTGGAATCTAAATCAAAGCTGACAATTCTCAAGCTTAAGAAAtgaattttaatgaaaacattcTTACGTTGGTGGTGCCGGGCCGGTACTCATTCCTAAATATAAGAGACAGATGTTTAGTATCCACAATTATGTTAGCATGATGTTCATCCAGAACCATTTAAATACCTCGTATTGCGATATGTAGCATAATGGGTAATGACACATACTAACATGTCACGTGTGATTCGCACGTGTTAATTTATGATGGTTACCATTTtagttcagaaaaaaaaaaaacatttcattagtttATTTCATTTCGCGTACATAGTTACATCAGGGGCTACCATTCATAACACTGCGATTTAGTATGCCGttgtattataatattattataagtcTTCAGGTTAGCTGTCATATACAAAGCAAAATCAATTGACATTTTGTTATGAAGACATTACGTCCAACGGTCTTTGCATTCATTTTACGTATGTTAATTCTCATAATGTTAACAAACTTACGTCTTTTTGCATCGCATCTTGGTTTTTCTAAACTTGTTCTATagcatgaaataaaaaaaaacacaataccTGTTCATTAAGTATAATCATTTTCAATTATTAAAATAAGGTACCGAAATTATAATGAAATTCCTTCGCTGCCGCTTTCTGGGATGTATCAAGAGACACTGATCACATTGTATGCGAAGTACTGTGGCTTCTGGTTAGCGCTTCCAGTAAAGACATCTATTTAGGGATCTCCACCAACTAAGGGATGGATTATCTAGGTAGTAGAAGGCTGGGGTTGAAACCGATAGATAACTAACTCGAATATCGTTCCAGCTATACAATTTCCTTTCTCGTTTCCATAAGATAAGAGTAGTCAGTTAATACGTGGCGATTCTCTCCCTAGTCCGTATGGTATTAAGTTCATACCTATAGCTCATATAGTCAACATCGCTATTATAGACGTGAATTGAACTGTACTTACGATTCGGAAAAGTCTGTGGGGAGAAACATACGAAAACATGATTTGTTTTCATCCGGATGATTTCGAGATCACTGTATTATCAGTTAATCAAACGCTACGGTACAAATGGAATATACTTACCAAGCGTGAAAGGATCGTCTTTTTCCACCGCAGTTGAAATTGAATGCGCCCGTCGTAAGTTAACGTTGTTCCTATGTCAAGAAAGGGCAAGAATTGTGTTTGCAAATATACCTGAACGTTCTGAGGGGATGGATGGTGTGGCAACTTCTAAGCACAACAGCCGATACCCACGATTAACAATACATTCTGTCAAATTTATAATTTCTGAAGCCACAGTAATATGTATGTAAGATAAGTTATTGACATAATATTGATGATCCAACGACACAATGGGAGCGCAGATATAAGTGAAAAATTACATGGTGGAgttctttgaaataatatatgGTTTCAACACTTACGCTGAACAAACTTATTATGATGAATAATTGAATCTTATGAGGTAACATATGATGAGGATATCCATTATGGTAGAGGGAATACATGTAGACTAGAAGACCAGACAATTGTGTCTATGACTAACTTtctaataaagaaaaaaatgaaagatacTTGTTGATCAACATATGATAAAAATACAATGATGAGTCAGCCaggttttaaaaaaatgttagtGAAACATTAATGGAGTCAACAATCATATTGTCATATATCTCGTTAGTTGCATTAGCTTGACATTCTTTGGTGTTCCTTTGATAGTTATACAGTTGAATACATCAATGATATCCACCAAATTGACGTAATATGAGAGCAATTGCTTGGAGAACAACTTTAACAACAgtcataaaataaatgttcataTTGTCATACCGAGGTAAAAAATAGGCTAGTTGTTTCAATTGCATGTAAAAACGTTTGTGGTTGACTCTGTAATTCGCGGTTTTAACtttgattattaatttgaaGATTAAGCACGTCAACTAAATGTAATCTGATTCTAACTTACCGTCGAAGACATCTGGCAACAAATCCTGTGAACAGGAGAATTCCATTCAATTGTATGTTAACAACTGACATTACCACAGTGTTAAATGTATCGGCTTAGTTATTACATACCTTtttgatttattaatttttacttTATGACTAAGTGTATATTTTGATAATAAATCCAAGATCCCATCAGACTGGGTTCAGCAGCTGAATGGTTTGAAAACTTTAAAATCATATTGATATGTATTTTAATTGGTAGATAGAATTTATACTTTTATGTGCTTATGAAGGGACTTcagtgctttttttttaaaactcaCCTTTACCGCAGATAAATATGCATATGAAAAAGAACCCAAGCAGTACGACCGAAGCTAAAACAACGAGTATCAACAATTTTCCAATATAACGACGCTGCATGATTTCGTCTTGTTCTGTGTTTTAAAAGagataaataaacaagaaagaaaattaaacgtAATGAagcaaaatcaaacaacaatcaataatataaatattcgaaatatattaaagaaaatggtAGGCTCACCAACACTGTGGAAAGTGATATTTGTTGTAAGCATTCCGATTGGGAGGCCTTTACAGACACATGAAATAATTCCAACTTTCGAGCTTGGAATCAGTCGTAAAGAAGATTCGGAATCATAGTTGCCGTTACTTCGTTTGGTTGAACTGTTCGTATGTATCGCTGAAGGAGAAATTGGTTTATCGTCAAGAAACCAAGTTATAACCATCGCGGGTCTGGCCTCACGAACTAGGCATTCTACTCGCATGGCTTCCTTATTGTCAACATTGACGACTGAGCTAGTTTCTCCGTTGATTGATAAAGTAATGGTTGGTaaaactgaaagaagaagagaaTGTTGAGTATGACGACGGTGTTTGGGAAACGTTAAATACTTATCTGTCTGGAATTTCGCTTCAATAAAAACTGATATGGTATAGTTTGAGTGCTTTTGAGGATTCGTGGTTGCATGACTTTTATGACTTAATACAATTTAGCATCACTATAAAACTcgcatttttaatgtttaatatagATGCTAAAATAATTAAGTGGTACAGTGCGATCACCGTCTGATATGTTACATGACTTTCTCTGGTCAACGGGCCAATTTGGCTTATgactattgattgattgattgattgaaataaAACCCTTAAAATAGACAAAGCAGAGCAATAAACGAAAGggatatacagatatataaacTAACCAAACGTAAGGAACGCTGCATGTACGGATTTCTCTACTTTGGTGTTATTGAGTGTACTGTGACATGTTATCGTTCCGTTGGTGTCTTCTGGTTGGTACGTTAATATGGAGaaacaatcaaatgttccgttcCGTTTTTTGTTAGGAAGAATGTCTGTATTTGCAATGTCATCAATTTCACGACCATTAAAAAACCAGGTTAACTTTGATGGAGGTCGAGCACCATAGGCTGAGCATAAAACGGTTAATGTTGTTGCCATGGGAACGGTGACATCACTTCCTTTGTTGTTTATGCTGATAACCATCGTCGGGATAACTATGGAGGGATTAATTAAATAGTGTTAACTTTCAGGTGTTCTTCGAAAGCaacatgattatatatatatatatatatatatatatatatattatgcttgAAAACTATGGATATAACCGAATCAGCTTAGaaagagcccccccccccaccgtctAAGAAACTCAAACAGACCAACGGttttaattcaatttcaatGCTAATTCATTTACAAAATGCAACATGATGCAGTTTTTGTTTACACTAGCTGGATATTATGACATAATACAGCAATTGTCACGGTAAGGCCAAAACGACAcaaataaaccttcaacttaTTAAAATGTGTTCAGATACTTTACCAATGCCTCTCTTTACATTTCACgaactgaaattattgaattacTTACCATACGTTTTGAAGTAAATAGTGAAGAGTTCTCCGGGAAAGTCTCCTTCTTGGCTACTTAAGCAAGCTAGGGTAGCGGTTGCACTACGTGGAACAATGACAATATCGGATGATGCGTCAAAGGTATCTTTAATGCCCTGGCTTGTGTTGTAGCTTACATAGATAATTTCCCAATTTGCCTCACTGAGTCCTCTCCAAAGCAGGTTTACTTCTGGACGAGCTCCCTCGGCGAAGCAGGAGACGTTTGCTTCTTTCCCATCTGCTATAAACACAGTTGAATTGATGGCTGGTTTTCCGTTGATGGACATTTTTAAGCGGGGTCGGACTGTTCGGAAAAAGCAAAAATTAATACCCGAACCGCGCAGAATTGACCAATATGTATTCAAGAGGAAAGAAATTCCGGTGTTACTctacaaatttcaaataatacaCCTACATGTAAACAtatcgaaagagatactttgaacagacttttgaaCAGACCTTTttctacattatatatatatatatatatataatgtatactaACCTTGGATTATTACTTCGTAAGTGGCCAGTATGTATACACCTTGGCGACATACATAAACTCCTTCGTGAATTGACGAAAGTTCGTGGAATCGCAACGAGTAGTCTTCCAAGAGGGATATTGAAATTCCAATCCACTCTTCGGTTGGAATTTTGCCCAAAT is from Apostichopus japonicus isolate 1M-3 chromosome 16, ASM3797524v1, whole genome shotgun sequence and encodes:
- the LOC139983314 gene encoding uncharacterized protein isoform X2, which codes for MVWSGLFSSHGSTIEKIMIIFRTAIYLPFCIAILYISSVASTTTPPQNIYAAIGSVLNLNCTVTSKLNRAWDFNDEPLYLGKIPTEEWIGISISLLEDYSLRFHELSSIHEGVYVCRQGVYILATYEVIIQVRPRLKMSINGKPAINSTVFIADGKEANVSCFAEGARPEVNLLWRGLSEANWEIIYVSYNTSQGIKDTFDASSDIVIVPRSATATLACLSSQEGDFPGELFTIYFKTYVIPTMVISINNKGSDVTVPMATTLTVLCSAYGARPPSKLTWFFNGREIDDIANTDILPNKKRNGTFDCFSILTYQPEDTNGTITCHSTLNNTKVEKSVHAAFLTFVLPTITLSINGETSSVVNVDNKEAMRVECLVREARPAMVITWFLDDKPISPSAIHTNSSTKRSNGNYDSESSLRLIPSSKVGIISCVCKGLPIGMLTTNITFHSVEQDEIMQRRYIGKLLILVVLASVVLLGFFFICIFICGKGFVARCLRRNNVNLRRAHSISTAVEKDDPFTLDFSESTSLEKPRCDAKRRMSTGPAPPTKKLPDIPEKRLSKYTRAIVDDNEHYYSTMKEDVSNEKLFSRKDICFILNMNTSSIYNRWMGTISTADSKKCVVLTTMKDIMKKSGFHWDEYVKRLLDLPNANHITNIEGICIEEATLYVVHEHLTCEVLENVIGYGQQERESKFLDHLILDTKTSSYATDVLEGMEFIQSYGFLHPGLSTKKVLVTGQKICKLYDFCLREDAPTKVKIIKNKVESNLEFLAPEAVQRSEYDQTSDVWATAVVIWRILYKDNMTETLDFLLSRGHGASSEVKKLDNINFVRCEFLFDCFATDCEQRPSMKALRQSLCQEINHSDTYEVPAGCITDNYVPMKGQLSDSNGSISP
- the LOC139983314 gene encoding uncharacterized protein isoform X1, translated to MVWSGLFSSHGSTIEKIMIIFRTAIYLPFCIAILYISSVASTTTPPQNIYAAIGSVLNLNCTVTSKLNRAWDFNDEPLYLGKIPTEEWIGISISLLEDYSLRFHELSSIHEGVYVCRQGVYILATYEVIIQVRPRLKMSINGKPAINSTVFIADGKEANVSCFAEGARPEVNLLWRGLSEANWEIIYVSYNTSQGIKDTFDASSDIVIVPRSATATLACLSSQEGDFPGELFTIYFKTYVIPTMVISINNKGSDVTVPMATTLTVLCSAYGARPPSKLTWFFNGREIDDIANTDILPNKKRNGTFDCFSILTYQPEDTNGTITCHSTLNNTKVEKSVHAAFLTFVLPTITLSINGETSSVVNVDNKEAMRVECLVREARPAMVITWFLDDKPISPSAIHTNSSTKRSNGNYDSESSLRLIPSSKVGIISCVCKGLPIGMLTTNITFHSVEQDEIMQRRYIGKLLILVVLASVVLLGFFFICIFICGKGFVARCLRRNNVNLRRAHSISTAVEKDDPFTLDFSESTSLEKPRCDAKRRMSTGPAPPTKKLPDIPEKRLSKYTRAIVDDNEHYYSTMKEDVSNEKLFSRKDICFILNMNTSSIYNRWMGTISTADSKKCVVLTTMKEDIMKKSGFHWDEYVKRLLDLPNANHITNIEGICIEEATLYVVHEHLTCEVLENVIGYGQQERESKFLDHLILDTKTSSYATDVLEGMEFIQSYGFLHPGLSTKKVLVTGQKICKLYDFCLREDAPTKVKIIKNKVESNLEFLAPEAVQRSEYDQTSDVWATAVVIWRILYKDNMTETLDFLLSRGHGASSEVKKLDNINFVRCEFLFDCFATDCEQRPSMKALRQSLCQEINHSDTYEVPAGCITDNYVPMKGQLSDSNGSISP